The following DNA comes from Candidatus Alcyoniella australis.
CTACGCCTTCATTATCGAGCGCGGCGGCAAGGTCGCGCTGGCGCAGATCGACGGCCCGGGCACTGCGTGGGATTCGCCGCTGGCCGCGTTCCAGGCCGCGTACCAGCACGAGATCAAGGTCACGAAGATGATCAACGACCTGGTTGATTTGGCGATCGAGCAGCGCGACCACGCGAGCAACAACTTCCTGCAATGGTACGTCAAGGAGCAGGTCGAGGAGGAAGCCTCGGCCGACGAGGTGGTGCAGCAGCTGCGGCTGATCCAGGACGCCAAGGGCGGCGGCGGAATTTTCATGCTCGATCGCGAGATGGCGCAGCGCGTGTTCACCATGCCGCCGGACCTCGCGCCCAAAATATGAGCGGGCACAAGTACAACGCGGAAGAAATCCTCGAGATCGCCTGCCAGATCGAGCGCAACGGCGCGCGCTACTACCGCCGCGCCGCGCAGATGAGCGACAATCCGGAAATCAGCCGGATGCTGCTGCACCTGGCGTCAATGGAGGATGATCACGAGACGGCGTTCGAGAGAATGAAGGCCGACAGCTCGCTGCTCGCCGAACTGCTCGGGTTTCCCGACGACCAGGCCAGCCTCTATTTGCAGGCTGTGGCCGGCGGCTACCTGATCCCGATCGACAAAGATCCGTCCGAGCAGATCACGCCGCAAACCACTATCGAGCAGGTGCTGCAAACCGCCATCGTCCTGGAGAAGGACTCGATCGTCTTCTACCAAGGACTCAAACAGGCTGTCTCGCAGGAACTGGGCAAGAACAAGATCGACGCGATCATCCACGAAGAGATGATGCACGCGGCCCTGCTCGGGGCTAAGCTGCAAATACTCATGGCGGAAAGGAGCGACCAGGAATGAGCAACGAGTTCGAGGCCGTTAAAATCACCGACCAAGTCTATTGGGTCGGCGCCATCGACTGGGGTCTGCGCAACTTCCACGGCTACGAGACCGGCCGCGGCACCACCTACAACGCCTACCTGATTATGGCCGACGAGCCGATCCTGATCGACACGGTCAAGGCGCCGCTGTTCGAGCAAATGCTCGGACGCATCGCCTCGGTGGTCGACCCGGCCAAGATCAAGTACGTGATCTCCAATCACTCCGAGATGGACCACTCCGGATCGCTGCCGCGCATGCTCGATCTGGCCAAACCCGAAAAGATCGTGGCCTCAAAGATGGGCGTCAAGGCGCTGCGCGAGCACTTCCACTGGGACCGCGAGATCCACGAGGCGGGCAACGGCGAGAAGCTGAACCTGGCCGGCGCCAACCTACAGTTCTTCGAGACCCGCATGCTGCACTGGCCCGACAGCATGTTCACCTTCTTTGCCGACGAGGGCGTACTGTTCAGCAACGACGGGTTCGGCATGCATTTGGCCAGCTCCGAGCGTTTTGACGACGAGCTGGACCAGCAGATGATGGTCTGGGA
Coding sequences within:
- a CDS encoding ferritin encodes the protein MLNKEIEQALNKQVNAELFASYLYYSMAAYFDSLNLGGFAHWMRVQALEEATHAHRIYAFIIERGGKVALAQIDGPGTAWDSPLAAFQAAYQHEIKVTKMINDLVDLAIEQRDHASNNFLQWYVKEQVEEEASADEVVQQLRLIQDAKGGGGIFMLDREMAQRVFTMPPDLAPKI
- a CDS encoding ferritin family protein, with translation MSGHKYNAEEILEIACQIERNGARYYRRAAQMSDNPEISRMLLHLASMEDDHETAFERMKADSSLLAELLGFPDDQASLYLQAVAGGYLIPIDKDPSEQITPQTTIEQVLQTAIVLEKDSIVFYQGLKQAVSQELGKNKIDAIIHEEMMHAALLGAKLQILMAERSDQE